In Candidatus Syntrophoarchaeum caldarius, a single window of DNA contains:
- a CDS encoding 3-isopropylmalate dehydratase small subunit → MDTDQIIPAEYLVTGDPEELAKYAFCKVRSDFAKNVKSGDIIVGGANFGSGSSREHAPRALLGAGISCVIAASFARIYFRNAINIGLPPIECEIEAEEGDILEVDLDKGLIRNITQGTSFTFKPLPGFLQEMLDAGGLIEWLKSKPR, encoded by the coding sequence GTGGACACAGACCAGATCATCCCTGCAGAGTACCTTGTAACAGGTGATCCAGAGGAGCTTGCGAAATACGCCTTCTGCAAGGTGCGGAGTGATTTTGCAAAGAATGTCAAAAGCGGTGACATCATCGTTGGAGGAGCCAACTTTGGATCTGGATCATCGAGGGAACACGCTCCCCGTGCTCTGCTTGGGGCAGGTATCTCCTGTGTGATCGCAGCGAGTTTTGCAAGGATATACTTCAGAAACGCAATAAACATCGGACTTCCACCGATCGAGTGTGAGATCGAAGCAGAAGAGGGAGATATCCTCGAAGTGGATCTGGATAAAGGGTTGATCAGAAACATAACACAGGGCACGTCTTTCACTTTCAAACCACTTCCGGGTTTTCTCCAGGAGATGCTTGATGCAGGCGGGCTTATCGAATGGTTAAAGTCAAAGCCCAGATAG
- a CDS encoding histidinol-phosphate aminotransferase produces the protein MVKVKAQIAEIEQYTPGKTVEDTARAYGLAQARILKLASNENPIGPSKAAIRAILKAAGSVNIYPAADATNLRSAIRSHLGIGFDEENIVCGNGSDGVLEALVHLFIEEGDEALIPIPTFSFYELVLKMHGGNPVFIERDRNFGFTADDLLEKATDRTKIVFIASPNNPTGNSIDEETLREIVENMDALIVVDEAYIEFSSKPSFNELVLEYDNLAVTHTFSKAYGLAGMRVGYGVIPRWLFGYYMRATPPFAVNSLAEMAAIAALEDHRHLDDTVKMIEDGIKYFEESVPFKVFPSDANFVLVDVSPFKSTEVTEALMKQGIIVRDCSGFKGMGDSFIRITVGRAEDNRRVVEALNGYIP, from the coding sequence ATGGTTAAAGTCAAAGCCCAGATAGCGGAGATTGAACAATACACGCCGGGTAAAACGGTTGAGGATACGGCACGTGCGTATGGGTTAGCTCAGGCGAGAATTTTAAAACTCGCATCAAATGAGAACCCGATTGGTCCCTCAAAAGCTGCAATCCGTGCGATTCTGAAAGCAGCAGGATCCGTAAATATATATCCAGCTGCTGACGCCACCAACCTGAGATCTGCAATTCGATCGCACCTTGGGATAGGTTTTGACGAGGAAAATATTGTCTGTGGTAACGGCTCAGATGGCGTCCTTGAGGCGCTTGTCCATCTCTTTATCGAAGAAGGGGATGAAGCGCTCATACCAATCCCAACATTCTCATTCTACGAGCTTGTTCTGAAGATGCATGGTGGAAACCCGGTATTTATTGAGCGAGATCGTAATTTCGGATTCACAGCGGACGATCTCCTCGAAAAAGCAACAGATCGCACAAAGATCGTCTTTATCGCATCACCAAACAATCCCACTGGAAACTCAATCGATGAGGAGACACTTCGAGAGATAGTTGAAAACATGGATGCATTGATTGTCGTGGATGAGGCGTACATCGAGTTCTCATCAAAGCCGTCATTCAATGAGCTTGTGCTTGAGTACGATAACTTAGCCGTAACGCATACATTCTCGAAGGCTTATGGACTTGCTGGTATGCGGGTTGGATATGGCGTGATTCCTCGCTGGCTCTTCGGGTATTACATGCGCGCAACCCCACCATTTGCGGTGAATTCGCTTGCTGAAATGGCTGCGATCGCTGCCCTTGAAGATCACAGGCACCTGGATGATACGGTAAAAATGATTGAAGATGGTATCAAATATTTCGAAGAGTCGGTGCCTTTCAAGGTGTTTCCCAGTGATGCTAATTTTGTGCTGGTTGATGTCTCGCCTTTCAAATCAACAGAGGTTACAGAAGCCCTCATGAAACAGGGTATAATCGTTCGGGATTGTTCAGGTTT